The window GGCTAGACGTGGACAGGGAATCGTGCTTTAGGAGGGACTTGAGGGACGGAAAGGAAGCGTTTCCATCCTCGAACGAGGTCATCAGCTCGTCGAACACCGAGTTCGACCGTTTGATGTCCACGTCCGAGGACACTATGGAGCTGAGGCTGAGGTTGCTGTTCGACAGGTTCGCGTAATTATTGCTTCGATTCCTCAAGCTACATGGGGACCTCTGCGACTCGTTCTTACGAGACGGTTTCTTGTCACGCGAATCGTTCGAAGTAACAGCTTTCGGAGCGGACGAGGCCCTGACAGAAAGGGAACGATTGACCGCGGGTTGAACGACTTTAGGCGACACCTTGTCGAGGATCTTACGAGCCCTCTCTGTGCTGCCAACGAAACTCCTGGTACCGCGACCCGCGTCGTCCACGACGTCCCCGCCCAGCGCCCTCGACTTGTCAATGATCACCCTTCGACCTAGCTCCCTGGCGGGAGATTTCTTCTCCGCGTCGGGTCTAGATATCGACTCCTTGAATTCTTTGCCGCCCTTGAGGAACACCTCGCGCGACAATGAATTGGTCTCCGTGGAGTCGCTCGAGAAATCGGTAGTGAGGTCGTCGAATTCGAAGGGCGGGGCTATCAAGGACGAGCGTTTCTCGGGAACCGAGTAAGGGTATTTGACGAAAGCTGAGGAGTGGGATAAGGGGAACGAGGTATCGCGGCTCTGCTCGGCTCTCGGTGGACTCTCCGTTACGGATTGCTCGCTCGTGTCCGAGAGCAGGTCGTTCATCTGCTGCTCCGCCAGCAGGAACGGATCGTAATCCTTGCCGCTGAAAGCAGGAATAGTTAAAGGACCTAAACGCGTCTCGATGCAACAGACGTTTCTTTTTAGGGGACTCGATGAACGGATGCTGGGAAATTGGGAGCAACTTTGGTCCCTTGCCTGGGGTTCCACGTCCAAGCTTCGTGGCTTGGATGTATTAGGTTGATGGAGAAGGTTTGTCGTAATTgtcgaattaattaattgtcgatGAGCCTTTCAGTCTCTCTTCTATAGAACTCTTGAATCCTGGAATGCATGAACTCTGGACCAGCAGTTTCGGTGGGAACTCTTTGTGGTGGAGAGACTGATCGAGGtgcttaaatatgtaaataaagatGAGAAGATGTAGATGGTGGATGTGCGAGGTATACCTTTGTTTGGGTATACCATTCGTGCCATTTTGGTCCAGCATTCTCATGCAGAAGAGTTCCCTTTTCCATTGATCAGAGGGAGTCGCTTTTGCGGCAATTTTTGCTTGACTGCATCGAGGtacaaacgttatttttattttagagcagtgattcccaacctgagGGTTGCGAAGTTTTATCTGGGCGGTCGCCACGGTTATCTTTTCTttgcgatttttagcacttatttattttaattattaattaaaattatattctgcAATACCTGTTTTTTAATATGTGTTTTCTTTattgtattaaatttaccttagctCGTATAGGGGgagggggtcgcaggttatttaaaaaaaagtttgggaaacactgctttACAGTAAGGCTTTGTTTAAAAGCGACAAACCTTTTGCACCAACCTAATAGAATGTGAAGAGTGCACCATAACATATGGTAATAACTTCAGACGTACATATacaatagggtggcccttattttcaacctgcgatttcttttgctctcaccacCTAAcgtggttccatttcataaaagaaAACAGTCCCTGAAAAAAGATTAATggaatcggacaacaggaaagggtgcctaccaagccttaaagtttagaatccatcaatagtttggatttaaaggatttctcaaaaatggtaagccctagcgaaattttgttcaaataattcaGGCTTTCTAGAGGGTGAGAGCacagagatacaaaaaaaatcgacacgtataaataagggcctaatatacatatacattcaGAACATTAGTCCCCGAAAAAATTCCTactaaaaatgtgttttaatggCTCTCGTTAAAATAGAACTAAGCTAACTTTGGTTCACTCAGGCATCTACAGCTTTGAGTCTTGCGTATAATTTTAGCTGCTTCTAAACTCAATCATTTTATATAAATCCCTGGTTGACAGCTGACCCTCGAAACCAATAATTAACACCGCGAAATAAGCAAGTACATCCTACAGAATTTATAACATCAGTGGTGAGGGAAGTTTGAAAAAGAAACGTCTTCGAATCATAGAACGTTAGTGCATGTGTCGTATGCTTTCGTTTCTTGGAGGATTCTGCTGGTTAAACTACTTCAGCAACTACTGTTTTAATAAAGCCTGGAGCGCCTTAATCGTGCCGTGGTAAAAGGAAAGAGACGTGACAGATGAATGAGTCTTTCCCTCTAGGTACAGCTCGCGGATAAAACTGTTTGCGCATCCTATTCTAGAGAACGATCGATCAGCGGTATGGATGAACCTGTGACGAGATAACGATGCGTACATGGGGAATCGGCCAAGCCTATCAGTTTCGGGCAAACAGGCAAAGCGTGTTCTCCAACCAGTCTGCAAAGCAAACCTTTGCGCATAGTGGCGGGTAAACTCGCGTGGCGATAACACATGCGATGCAGAATGAACCGAAGAACGTGCCAAGAGTAAATTTGCGGTTCGAGTGGCCTGGGATCTGTCGTTAACCctttgagtggcgtcggcgtgttttcacgtcgatatcTTTCGGAAAGCATCGGTGGTATTGATTGAAAGTCCTCGACGGTCGTTTGGTTTGAAAATAAATCAAGCCTCGCTTTACATTTTGTTGCCTTCGACGAGTAAtggaaattgtaatttttatcttaattgcaattaataattgtaaattttatgctCTTTATTAGATCTTCATAAAAGCACGATCAATGGATAGGCGaaatttttctgatgaaaatcagCCGAATTCAAACTCATTTGCTTTATTTGTGACCATAATTAGATCTTAATTAAATTCAGTACAATTTGGCTCCTCCAACTAGAAATTTTGACGCAATCAATTGAAATAGAATTTGAATTCCACTAAGTTTACTTAAATTTGGCTCCTCCGACTAAAAGTTGTAACGTAATTAATTAACATCGAAGTtgatttcaactaaatttactaaaatttagcttCACCAACTAAAAATTTTAACGTGATCAATTAAAATCGTAACCataattgtaataattgtaACCGTAGGCTGTTCGACAATAGAAACTGAAATAGGTGATTGCCATGATATGAAAATAAGATGAATGGCGGTGGAAGCTTGGTTTCTTCGTTATTGATCCTTTAGGTGCTGCCGCTTAGAATGCATAGCGTACACGGTGTGCGGAACTCTTCTAATCGTATCTGCTAACCATAGACTccgaacgcctatgggcgttcccCGCGCGCACTGCATGCACAGAACGAGCCATAGGTCCCAAAGGGTTAATTGTTGAAAAAATCGGTTCAGGAACGCCTGAAGAACGGCAATTCGGCGATCAGTGGGACAGTACTGATGTACATACACCTCGCGCGCCGCTGATCGCCGAATTGCCGTTCTTCAGGCGTTCCTTACCCgaattttcaaacattaataactaaaaaatgacGCCTCCATTGGAATTTCTTCACTcctcattttcgtcttatttcgtCACATAGAATcacccacttcattttctactaTCCATtcccgaacaccctgtataattgcgAAGCGATAGCGATTCGAATTATGTATAATTACAAATAGCCCGACTAATGTTagatttcgacttatttttatcGGCGAAACTTCACCTATCCATTGATAGTGTTCCCACCTAGATTTAATAAACAACATTGAAGTTTAAATTTCCATTAGCGTCATCAAAACTTAATGGGCCATTTTCCCAAATCTtatgccactcaaagtgttggAGTTCGGTCACAAGCTTTCCTTAACACGTTCGCCGAGGGTGTTAATTTTACTTCTTCACAGTGCAGGAGTCATGTATCTTATACAGTTTTCTAAAATATCGTAAAGTGTGCATCTAGAATCGTCAGCAAAGTTCCAGAAATGTGAGAGTTGCCACTTGAAGCCAAGATTACAGTTTCGTTGCTGTAGTATGAAACCTGTGGAAGACGCATAGATGCGCGTCTTGTACAACAACGAACGTGTTAAGGGAACTTCAACGGGAAGATTTCAGCCAGAACTCGCGCGACGAATCGAAACGATTCGGAGGAGGAGGATTTTATAATAAAACCAGAAATCTGTCTTGGCAGCTCGTTCATCCGCCTGCAACTTACGTTCTACCGCTAAGTACAAGATTAAAATCCGGCCTTCTGCGCACGTAATTGCTCCATACGGGACGTAATGGCAGTTTAAAACTCCTACAATATCGTATGCGTGTTAGGAGGACTAAGTACAGTGCAACAGATGCTTTTAATATGCAATCAATGCGATGGCAAGATCTGATCCTATTTGAAGCAAGCAACGCTACCTCTGCTTTTAGAGATCAACCCTGAATTTCCAAAGGACCTTCGGCAACTCGAGGATTAAAAGAAATCTgatactttgcagaaatgtagctcgtGGTCTCAATATCTATTCTTTATCCATCATCGAATCGGGTCTGGAGTTGGAAAAATCCCCTCAAAGTAATTTTGAGTTTTCGTATTAAATATCGTTCAGAGAATATGGAgagatggaaaatataaaattgtatgGTGCTCAATGATCTATAACGTGACGgtataaaatttatgaaaagtTAAATGTCACGGAAATCACCCCCTAGGGACTAAAGGCGGATTCGCACGTATCAGTTCCGTTTGGCgattgtagtgccaatttataatatttatttagttgcAACTCAATTACTGTATTTCAAATTAACATTATCtattaaattacaatatctTTCACCACTGACTGGCACAACCGATACGTGCGAGTCCGCCTTAATTCAGCAGAAATGGAAACAAGAATTCACCCCATAATTATAGAGGGCTAGCAACGATCGCACTCGAATCGCGTATCAGCGCTACCTGTATCTTATCAAGGAAGAGTTACTGGGAACAGGTGGAAGGACACAGACTTTCGGGTTCCTCTTAAGAAACCTGCTCGCCCCTTGCGACGGTGGATCCAGGTTAATCAATCGATTCCTCGAGGCCTTCTCCGCCTTCTCCCAATACGTTTGGGTATTAAGCTTCTCTTCGCCATACTTTTCGTTAACCACCACCTTGGCCGCCTTTTTAATCTCTGGCAGCACCCTGAACCTGATACTCCGATTCCTCGTGCCAATCTCCTCGATGGTCTCCACCTCGACCGATTCCACTTGCTGAACGTCCGCGACATCCATGGTGTCGAGCGACGAAGCCAAGCTGTCCGTGCTTTCGTTCAGAATGTTCATACCCCCGCGAATTTCATCTTCTGTTCGTATCACTCTCGAGCACCGCCTCTTCACAGCAGTCGAGCGACTCGTCAGTTTCTTCAGCTCGACGCGAGACTCCGAGAGTATAATCGATCGTAAATTTCGCACACCGATCGTGTCGTCTTTAACCGAAGTAGGCCCACGGTTCATTTTGCCCCCTATAATTTGTTCCCCGACAGTGTTATCGCTGTCGTAATCGAAATCGTTGCTCGCGCAATTTCTGTATATCTCCAGCACCTCCTCCTTCACCGCTTCATCCCTATCGACGATCGACTGCACGATGATTCTCGATTTGCTACTCTTACGAAGCTTATCCTTCGTCAGCTTCCCTTTGAAATTTGGTTTGCGAGGCTTCCTTGGAGCCACGTCTGGCTTGGAATCGGCGCTGTTCTGTGGAAAATCCGCGTCAGCTTGACTGTTCGAAGATCCCTCGACAGCCTTCCCACCCTTCTTAGTGCTCTTATCCTTCGAGGAATCGTCGCAATCGAAATCCCACATCTCATCGTCGCTCTCGTTGTCCACCTTCTCGCATTTAAAATCTAAAGAAGCGTTCGATGAACTATTGCATAGGTTTACTTGACAGGGGTTGTCTCTGACGCCTTGAACGGtcacttcttcttcctttcgAATTGCTGCAGGCGAGACACTGGAGACGATTCTACTCGCGTTCAACTTCGAAGCTCTGGTGCTGGAACTATTTTCAAATTCTTCGTAACTAGTCTGGTTTGATTTATCGAGCTTGGCATGCACCGAAGAGCTCGATGCACTCGAGCCCCTGGTTTCCACGCGATATAGCATCTCTGCTCCTTTTTCTGCGTCTACAGACATTTTCCAGTCGCAGTTTTCAGGGGGCGGGGGTGAATTTTCTCTTAGACTGTCGTAAGTATCACATTTCGAAAGTGGATTTTCTATTTGAGCGTTGAATGGCGTACTGGATCCAGTTGGCTCTAACGTGTCATTCGTCAGAAACGCATCGATTTCTGTCCCAAGGTTTCTTTCGACAGGAGCCACCTCGTTCTTCGCAGAAAGGTCAAGTTCGTCTTGGAGGAACTCTgcatcgctttcatttttgaaaGCCTCTATATATACAGTCTCATTTGATTCTTTGTACAACGTCGATTGATCTGCTTCTTGCTCTAGTGTCTCATCATTAAAGATCGTGTTGCACTTATCGAATTTTTCAGAGAAACCTGTCAAGGCTTCTGTATCCTCTTCTCTTAAATTAGCTTTGCTCGTTGAATTTTCGCCATCTGATTTTGCATCCTCCGTCACAGACACGCGATTATTTAATCCAGCGATAATACTATTTACTCCACGATTCTCTTGCGAATCTGTGATCGGGGAACTGTCAGAACACTCCTGCGTAACTTCATAATTACTTTCCGGCGAGACCTCTGCGTAACCTGCCGATGTCAATCTCTTCCTCTCCAGAAGTTTGCTTCTCGTCGATTGAAAATGTTCACTGGGTAATTCCTGTTTCGACGTTTCCAAGTCTAGGTATCCTGGCTTAGAATCAGCCGGCTTGCTTTCATCCTCGATCCCAGGGTTCCTCGATCTATTCGTTTGATTCGCGCGGCCACTTCCAGCCCCACTACTACCATCCAACTCCGCGAGACGAGTACAGCCGTACGAAGAAGAGTGCAGTTTATCCACTCTCTCCTGATCCCCCAATCGAAATTCTATCCTGGGACTGTGTTTCACAGGCCTCCACTTCCTTTGACCCGTAAGCTGCGCGTCGTCAAGGTCACCGTACACCGAGTCCTTGAACGAGTACGTTCGATTCAAGTTGGCAGTAACCGTGGACCAATTGACGCTACCACTTCTCGAGCTGAGTTTACCGATATCGTCCTTAAAAGCACATTCGCTCGGGGCAGCCTCCTCTGCATCGTCCTCTAAGAGCCTTTCGTTCAAAACGAACTCCTCCAAGCCTCGATCCCCGTGATCGGGGAAAGGAGTGTTCGGAAGATTCTTCAGATTCTGAGCTTTCACGTCTCTGCGCTGCTGGCCCTTTTCCTGGCTGATCCTCTTCCACGTGGTTAGCTCATTGCCCCTGTATATGTGGCAAGGTTTCACGGTCATTCCGTTCACCTCCGCGTTGATCGAAACGTCGTTCACTTTCGGGTTGCCCTGGCTCCTGGCGGAAACGATGCTCGCCTTCTGCGACCTAGCGGAGTGCAGCGCCTGATGCTTGTCTTCCTGTTTGACGCGGCTGCTGGCGGGCTCCTCCCGCCTCGCTCTGTCCTCCCGCTTTCGAGGATGTCGCTTGGAGGCTCTTGGGGTGCTACTGCACTCTTCGAGACCTTCTTTCTTATGTTTTAGGGGCGGTACAGGGAGGTGGGAGGTTCTTTTAGTGGGGGGTGCAGGTCGGAACAGTGGCGGTCCAGCCTCGTCCTCTGGCGGCCTGAGGAGGAGGAAATAGGATCAAGGATGTAGATATGCCTGACATCAGGAGAAGGTCATCAGGCTTTTGTAGCACGTTGCAAAAGGGGGATGACTAACGTGAGAGTTGGGATATATATTTTACGTGGTTGAAAGATTCGGATTTTTGCCGCGAAACAACCTTGTCCCTTTTCCTTCTCCTCATGCACACTAGGGATACGCGTTTACGCTAGGTTTCCGCgctttttttaatatgaaaCTATCGGCTACGCCAATGCGCGGTTAGAGGTAGGAAGGATGCTTACCTATTCGTACGGTCGATCTGCCGCGACTTCATCGGACCTAGGGGACCGGACTCTTTCGTTTGTCCTGAACGTCTGCTGTAATAATTAGATCTCTACTAAATTTCGAGCGAGTCAAGCCTAGACATCCTGACATGTCTAAACTTTAAACGTATTAAGTTTGTAAGGAGAGATCATTTTCAAGGATACTCTGTATAGATAAtagaatcttaatatataaagcggaAAGTGTTTGTGGGTCTGtccgtcgcctaaaaactttcgaacggcaaACTCTGGGGTCGCGAAATGtgtctcagctcattatgtgactattttcacaaatgaaaaaaataaaaaaaattatttttataaaatcagaatctaaatttcttgTCATATGAAATTCTGGGGAACAAAGAATATAGTttttggataaaatcagaatttctttGGAAGATACTGCgcggttaaatccgccactaagTTTAATTAGTCTAGTTACCTGTAGCGTACATATATTAAGCTACACTTATTGATATTACTTCTTAAAGAAGTAAGAATCTTAAATCGCAATAGGGTCAAAACCCAACATAAAACCTCATTTcgtattcgaaaattctacaGGGTGTTCGACAAGAGACAGTAGAACATGAAATGAGTGGCAAAATAAAACGAAAGTGAGGAGTAAAGAATTTGCGGCAGGGGCTGCGTTTTTTAGTGTTTGGAACTTCAGGTAAGGAACGCCTGAAGAACGGCAATTCGGTCATCAGCTGCACGCGTTACGTAGATCAGTGGCGCCACCTACAGTCATCGTCAAGAAACCACTATGTACTTCGCAGTCTTCGCGATCTACTTAAGTCCCAGAGTTTACAACTTTGATGTTTCTCTTAAAAACGTGCCAAAGCGTCCAAAAGTCCCGTAGGTTTTACAACCACGCTATAACCCTCCTAGGTACAATACAATACAGTCGCCGTGAGAAAACAAACACGCGTTGTTCTTTCACGGCGACTGTAGGTGGCGCCACTGACGCAACGCGTGCAGCTGATCGCCAAATTGCCGTTCTTCAAGCTTTGCTTACTTAAACTTTCAAACATTAATACCTAACAAACAAAGCCTCCATCGCAATTTCTTTACTCCTCATTTTCACCTTATTTTGTCACGTAGAATCACCAAATTCATTTTCTACAACCTGTTGCTAGACATCTATTCCACTATGTGACAAAATGCACCCCGTACCACAGCGTGAGCGACTGACGGGCCACCCTCCGTCCAAGGATAAAAAATCCTCGAAGCGCTTATTGGTTCCCTCAAAATGGTGAAATGTGTAAAACTTACACGACAGCTGATTTATGTTTCACTGGACTGTCGTTGGTTTTGTTGCAATTTGGCGCCGAGGCGCTCTCTTTAGCCCTGTTGGTTGGCAAACTCGGTGACCCCTTGTTGCTGGCATTCAGGGTGATCGCGGAACCGGGTGAATACTTCTCGCGGGTGGTTTGTCGACTATTCTTCAGGGACGGAGCGCGATACCTCATCCGTGCCTCGAGACGCTCCTTGGCGATGTTGGTCGCTGGACTGATCGGCGCCTTCGCAACCCTTTCTTTGCACCAGGCCACGTGTCTGTCGAAGGCCTTGACGCCGAAATGTCTGTTGCAGGTGGGGCACATGCCCTGCTCGTTGGCGCGCGTCGGCGCGCTAGACGTGGCCATCGAGTTGCAATGCTTCTGCATCGTGGGCTCCGCCTAAAAGCACAACACAGTGTCCCGTTGCATTGTTCTCGCACAACAAATTCGAATTCCTTCTCCGCGGCCTATTCACTCGCATTGCTCAACCCGCTGAGCGTGTCGGAAACCCCCGCTTGGTATTCAATGTATTTCAAAATGCTCGAAGGCGAATCGAATGCTACACGCGATGTAATGGTTAGTATTCTATTGTGAGAGTAATTGCTCCAGCTTTCGTAACGGATTGTGCCGCCTTCCTTTATTTACGAATTATAGTAATTATGGTTTCAGGTTTGGGGGCCTGTTCGGGTTTAGGGTTTTGGCAAATTGAAAATCTCTGGGGAGAAATTTTGAGGTGCTTTCGTCAAGGGGTTGGAAATACGGAAATGTTTTATTTGGAATTGTGGAggtaatatatttaagaaacaaATGAATTGTTGCAAGTTAAGGCGtagtgaaataattaaataaacaatatcataCGCGATTCAAGAAAAATGTGCATTTGAGGATCTTGCAAcaggaggggtgcagctccattttttacagttgctgACGTGTGATatacataaaaattaaaaaattctacatcattTGATGCAAATTTCATAAGAAATGAGCGAttgattgcaaataaataaaaatagaaatattaatattaatattaatatataatataaatattactattgatatttttaatatttttaatatttttgtaaaacttATCggctcaataactactacttattgtgtgaaaacatgtatttttcaattagtgttgtCTTGtcaatgttaagtcaaaataataattttataaacagctttatctaatttactcgaagttggtaaatatggagctgcatccctcttgctgcaaggtctttaATTGCATTTGGTACTGGCGCAAGTGCAAGTGAGTATGAAATGTATAAatggtaataaaaataattgcaatAAATGCACCATGTGAAACCTAATTGAACTGGATATCCTACATATTAATATCGATCTTGTATATTGATATGTTATTGAAAATATTAGTTGTTCTATACGTAATACAAAAGGTCACGTTGATGGCTTACCACAGAAATATTGTACgcccactttttgtgaaattgtaGACTTgtgtatttctttaattataacccttgcatttttaaatctgtttttCTCGTAAACCTTAAAAGTGGACGCAGTAAGTGATCGACGTGTAGATTCAAATAGAAATTCATGAAATTCCACTTGcaacaaatatataaaatattcaattacattgacTAATTTTCTACTTCAGAAGTTTTTAAACGAGTCAATTTTATTTCTCTCGAACACTGAACGGAAAGACTTTGGTAATACAAGACCATGACGAATAATATAATACTACGGTACGGGTTGCAAAAGAAGTTCATCTCACGCACGAATGCACTTGCATCATTCACGATGCATCTAGGTTAATCTGCGCTCTACCTGCAATTCTCAACTCACATTTCTCTCTCTGTATATCTTCGTTTTTAATGCAGCTCTGTAACTCTACATTTTGAAGCTGCCTCAGACATACTAATCTCTTTAAATACTACGAATAATCATACTTATAAGCTAACTACACTATTCAACTTCCCCTACTGACTATTTcctaatatattaaattaatatattaaaatttatgcatgatTTTCTACtcattatttttgtatagtctcttaagacattgtactaaaagtaggtaataacaatttcatatgaaaactgtaaattattcctgaaaaaaattcttaagaatggcTTACTATTCCGCCCGCACAGTGCTGTTCCCGCTTAATCCGCCACCCCTGTAGCCAGCAAACACTCAAAACACGTAGCCCAGAACTTACGATTTCGTTCCGAGCGGCGCGGATCGCGCGCAGAAAATCATCGTGCGTCTGCTTCCAGGTGGATGCGGACGTTCTGTCGTCCTGGCAGTGCCGCCTCCTCTCCTGCCTGGGCTGAAACTCGGCCAGCTCCGTGCCCTGGATCCTCTGCTTGGCCGAGTCGAACAGCTTCCTCTTCTTAGTCGCGGCCTGCTCGCATATCCTCGCGTGCTTTTCCAACGACTGCGGCATAAAAGTCCGTGCGCAGAACGCGCACGGCAGTAGGATGGACGCCACATCTGTGTCCATTTACCGTGAATTAGTCTCCGCTGCTGCTATCCTCCCTCCTGTTCGGGAGGGGCGGGTGCGCGAGAGGTGCGTCCGTGCGGAGTGCGTCAGATTCGCGAGGGGCTTAATCACGCCGCGGTAGCGTCAGCCAACGTGCACCCTCGACAGAGCAACTTTCTGATCCGTTTCGGAGGTGCTGAACGTATCCATGGCTCGCGGCTACGGGTAAGGGAAGACAAACAAGGCGATTGAGCGGTCTTAACGCTTTGACCGCCGCCGACGACTCGATTGCGATTTACTAACAAGCCTTCCAGGTGGCCGCCACCGATCGCTTTGGTTTTGGGgtgtgttttagaggaccgaaaaataaccaACGCGTGTGTTCTTACTTTGGGGTGATACCACCTCTCAAAGTTCGTAAGAAGATGTATAagcattgtgttgaataaaacttgatatacacagttttataatattatttcaactaa is drawn from Andrena cerasifolii isolate SP2316 chromosome 8, iyAndCera1_principal, whole genome shotgun sequence and contains these coding sequences:
- the LOC143372428 gene encoding uncharacterized protein LOC143372428 yields the protein MWCCVSRAVAGADRGPPYDQSSSKVQPAVDKSETLLEVEQCSDPDVASILLPCAFCARTFMPQSLEKHARICEQAATKKRKLFDSAKQRIQGTELAEFQPRQERRRHCQDDRTSASTWKQTHDDFLRAIRAARNEIAEPTMQKHCNSMATSSAPTRANEQGMCPTCNRHFGVKAFDRHVAWCKERVAKAPISPATNIAKERLEARMRYRAPSLKNSRQTTREKYSPGSAITLNASNKGSPSLPTNRAKESASAPNCNKTNDSPVKHKSAVVRRSGQTKESGPLGPMKSRQIDRTNRPPEDEAGPPLFRPAPPTKRTSHLPVPPLKHKKEGLEECSSTPRASKRHPRKREDRARREEPASSRVKQEDKHQALHSARSQKASIVSARSQGNPKVNDVSINAEVNGMTVKPCHIYRGNELTTWKRISQEKGQQRRDVKAQNLKNLPNTPFPDHGDRGLEEFVLNERLLEDDAEEAAPSECAFKDDIGKLSSRSGSVNWSTVTANLNRTYSFKDSVYGDLDDAQLTGQRKWRPVKHSPRIEFRLGDQERVDKLHSSSYGCTRLAELDGSSGAGSGRANQTNRSRNPGIEDESKPADSKPGYLDLETSKQELPSEHFQSTRSKLLERKRLTSAGYAEVSPESNYEVTQECSDSSPITDSQENRGVNSIIAGLNNRVSVTEDAKSDGENSTSKANLREEDTEALTGFSEKFDKCNTIFNDETLEQEADQSTLYKESNETVYIEAFKNESDAEFLQDELDLSAKNEVAPVERNLGTEIDAFLTNDTLEPTGSSTPFNAQIENPLSKCDTYDSLRENSPPPPENCDWKMSVDAEKGAEMLYRVETRGSSASSSSVHAKLDKSNQTSYEEFENSSSTRASKLNASRIVSSVSPAAIRKEEEVTVQGVRDNPCQVNLCNSSSNASLDFKCEKVDNESDDEMWDFDCDDSSKDKSTKKGGKAVEGSSNSQADADFPQNSADSKPDVAPRKPRKPNFKGKLTKDKLRKSSKSRIIVQSIVDRDEAVKEEVLEIYRNCASNDFDYDSDNTVGEQIIGGKMNRGPTSVKDDTIGVRNLRSIILSESRVELKKLTSRSTAVKRRCSRVIRTEDEIRGGMNILNESTDSLASSLDTMDVADVQQVESVEVETIEEIGTRNRSIRFRVLPEIKKAAKVVVNEKYGEEKLNTQTYWEKAEKASRNRLINLDPPSQGASRFLKRNPKVCVLPPVPSNSSLIRYRSFKLPLRPVWSNYVRRRPDFNLVLSGRTGKDYDPFLLAEQQMNDLLSDTSEQSVTESPPRAEQSRDTSFPLSHSSAFVKYPYSVPEKRSSLIAPPFEFDDLTTDFSSDSTETNSLSREVFLKGGKEFKESISRPDAEKKSPARELGRRVIIDKSRALGGDVVDDAGRGTRSFVGSTERARKILDKVSPKVVQPAVNRSLSVRASSAPKAVTSNDSRDKKPSRKNESQRSPCSLRNRSNNYANLSNSNLSLSSIVSSDVDIKRSNSVFDELMTSFEDGNASFPSLKSLLKHDSLSTSSPAQSRQRNNQVSDEELSSPESYKRQDRGKLSADSAYSSLNRKYSNHGRSANDVAGRLEEDMPRKNRRDGDATRATAKCKMSKFCHECGSKFPETAKFCCECGIRRLVL